The Rhinatrema bivittatum unplaced genomic scaffold, aRhiBiv1.1, whole genome shotgun sequence genome includes a window with the following:
- the LOC115082019 gene encoding olfactory receptor 52N4-like, whose amino-acid sequence MLFLNNTQFQPPFFILKGIPGLEDVHIWISIPFSLMYVITVIANCLIFFIIKTEARLHQPMYILLSVLAGIDLALSTSSLPKAIGIFWFKLEEIHFDVCLLQMVLIHGLASIESGILMLMALDRYIAVCNPLRYTAILTNTLLAKMVVIVLMRSAVLVSPVSFLLKRLPFCNSNVIHHTYCEHMSVAKLACADITVNFVYGLSVSLFIGGLDVLLIALSYALILKSVMNLSSKDTRAKAFSTCTAHVCVIAVFYTSSLFSVFIQRFKNKVAPSVHITVANIYLLVPPMVNPIIYGVKTKQIQERILKMICRGKVTSDQKP is encoded by the coding sequence ATGTTGTTTCTCAATAACACCCAATTCCAGCCTCCATTCTTCATCCTGAAGGGTATTCCAGGACTGGAAGATGTGCACATTTGGATCTCCATCCCATTCAGTTTGATGTATGTGATTACAGTTATAGCAAATTGTCTTATCTTCTTTATTATCAAAACCGAAGCACGCCTCCACCAGCCCATGTATATTCTTCTTTCTGTGTTGGCAGGGATTGATCTTGCTTTGTCTACCTCCTCACTTCCAAAGGCAATTGGAATCTTTTGGTTCAAACTTGAGGAAATACATTTCGATGTCTGTCTGTTGCAGATGGTTCTAATTCATGGCCTGGCAAGTATTGAATCTGGAATCCTGATGCTAATGGCCTTAGATCGCTACATTGCAGTGTGCAACCCCCTGAGATACACGGCTATCCTAACCAACACACTCTTAGCAAAAATGGTGGTCATCGTTTTAATGAGAAGTGCAGTGCTTGTTTCTCCAGTTTCCTTCCTTCTCAAAAGACTGCCATTCTGTAACAGCAACGTCATTCATCACACGTACTGTGAGCACATGTCTGTAGCAAAGCTGGCCTGTGCAGATATTACAGTCAACTTTGTGTATGGGTTGAGCGTGTCTCTGTTCATAGGTGGGCTCGACGTGCTGCTTATCGCTTTGTCTTATGCACTGATACTTAAATCTGTCATGAACCTCTCTTCGAAGGATACCCGGGCAAAGGCTTTTAGCACCTGCACTGCCCACGTCTGCGTGATTGCTGTCTTTTACACGTCATCTCTCTTCTCCGTTTTTATACAGAGGTTTAAGAACAAGGTGGCCCCTTCTGTTCACATTACTGTGGCCAATATCTACCTCCTTGTCCCCCCCATGGTAAATCCCATCATCTATGGGGTGAAGACAAAGCAGATCCAGGAGAGGATACTGAAGATGATCTGTCGGGGAAAGGTCACTTCTGATCAGAAACCTTAA